The genomic segment GGTGAGCGGTTCCATGTTCATCTCTGAGACTAAAACTACGGATGGGGGTGAAAGTTGCGCCTATGGCCCAACTTTTTCTCCCCCTTTTAACCCGGAGGCCAGGCGAGATCCCGACCTGCCAGCAGGTGAACGTGCAGGTGGGGCACGGTTTCACCCGCGTCTTTGCCATGATTGATGACCAGGCGGAAGCCTTGGCTGCGATCCTTGATGCCCAGTTTATCGGCGATTTTCCCGGCGGCGAGCAACAGCGCGCCCAGGGTGGCCTGGTCTTCTGCTACCGCCTCACCCACGCGGGGGATGACTTTTTTGGGCACGATCAAGACATGGATGGGTGCCTGGGGGGCGATGTCATTGAATGCAGCCACGAGCTCATCCTCGTAAACCAGAGGTGCTGGGATCTCGCGATCCACGATCTTTTGAAAGATGGTTTTTTCAGACATGAAAGGAAAGGGGCCAAATGATAGCCAGAGGCATCACGGCGGCAGGTTTTCATCAATGAAACAGCTCTTCCTGGCTGCTGTCTCGCACGCGTCGGCTATCCAGGGACTTGATCTCATCAATGAACTCACCCACGTCCTCAAACTGGCGATAGACGGAGGCGTAACGGACATAGGCCACATGATCAATGGCCTCCAGGCGGCGCATGACTTTGGCTCCGATGACGGTGGAGGGGATTTCGCGATAGCCTTCTTCCTCCAGCTCATTGGCAATATCGTCCACGAGCTGTTCCAGTTGCTCCATCTTCACGGGGCGTTTTTCGCAGGCTTTGCGCAGGCCGGACATGAGCTTTTCCCGGTCAAAGCTCTGCCGTGCCCCATTGCGTTTCACCACCCGCAGTTCTTCCCGTTCCACGATTTCATAGGTGGTGAAGCGGAAGTTGCACTTCATGCACTCGCGCCGACGGCGGATGGAATGGCCCTCGCGTGCCTCGCGGGAGTCAATGACCTTATCTTGGGAGCTACCGCATTTAGGACAGCGCATAGGTGGGGTGGGAAAGGTGACACCTTGCCACCACTTAGCAAGTGGCGGCGTGCCAATCAGCCTAACTTTCGACACGTAGAACAAATTTCATCCCCGGCATCGGTCACACGGAAGTTCAGGGCGGGGTCATCCACCTCGGTTTTTCCGCACACTTTGCACTGGTGGAAGAACGCTGCCCCGCTGTTGGCTGCCTGGGCAAATTCGTTCCGGCGACTCGCCACCTTGGCAGAGTGGAGGCGGCCTTTGATAAAACCTGGGCCGAAGGCGACGGCGTAATTCAGAAGTGCAAAGAAGATGGGAATAAGCAGGGCAGGGGAGCCTACGGCATTCAGCCCCAGCGTGGCGGCGGCAAAGATGGCGATCCATTTGATCTTCACTGGCAGGATGAAAAACAGCAGGATTTCCTCATTCGGGAAAAAGGTAGCAAAGGCAAAAAGTGCCGCGAAGTAAAACCACATGGCATTTGCCTCATAGCCGAAAATGAGGGCTCCCGTAGCCAGAGAAATCATGCCGCCGATGACGTACAGATTCACCCGGAAGGGCCCCCAGGCCTCATCCAGCCCACGGCCTAGCCACATCATGAAAAGGGCCCCAATCACGGCAAACAAAGGCTGCTGGCTCGGAATGAAAATGTAGGTGAAAAGCCGCCACACCTGCCCCTGCAGGATGAGGTCCGGCTTCAGCAAAAGAAACTGCTCATACGCTGGGCGTGACTCATCTCCAATGAAGATAGAAATGATGAGGGTAAAGAGCTGGAGGGCGGCAATCGCCTGGATGATGCCCGGAATGGCGAAACGGCCGAGACGGGATTCGAGAGAGTCAATCAATGGCATGGGTAAAGAGCATACGACTAGCACTCGCCCCTTGCGAATGCGAAGAAGGATTTCCTTCACGGTTCCTCCAGCCAAATCACCCTCAGCCCCAGCTTTTGCGCCACTTGCCGGCCTTTTTCTGGCCCGAGGACCATCAGGGCCGTGGCATATCCATCCGCCAGCGCACATTGCGGGTGAAGGACGGAAACGGAGACCAACCGATGCTCAATGGGCCGCCCTGTGCGTGGATCCAGCAAATGGCTGTAAGTGCGGCCGTCTTTTTCAAACCGATGCCGGTAACTGCCACTGGTGGCGATGCAGGTCTCCCTCAGCGCTAGAGTTTCGAGGCTTTCGGCCTTGTCCCCGTCGGGTGCCTGTACGCCGACCCGCCAGGGGTGGCCATCAGGCGCATTGCCTCGGGCTAAAACTTCGCCTCCCAGTTCGAGCAGGAAGTTTTTCAGCCCCCGGTCCTGGAGCTTTTGGTTCAGTAGGTCCATGGCGTAGCCTTCCGTCACGGCAGCCACATTGATCTGCACCCTCGGATGGTGTTTTTTTAGCCGGGGCGGCTGGGTTTCTACCTCCAGTTTGTCCCAGCCTACCAGCGCCAGGGCGGCTTGGATCTCAGGCTCAGTTGGGAGCTGAGTGCGGCGTTCCTTTTGGTTGAATCCCCAGAGGGCAACCAGGGGCGCGAGGGTGACATCCAGCGCCTCATCGGTTTCCTGGGAAATGCGCTGAGCCAGGGCCACCGTTTCCGCTAAGGCAGCGGGAACTTCTTTCCACTCCGTGCTCAGGTTTTGATTCCAGCGAGTGAGGTCAGAATCTGCCTGCCAGTGGGAGAGTTCGGCTTCCAGTTTCTGTAAATCCTGGCGGATGACAGTGGCGATCTCTTGGGCTGTGGTTTCTGGGATCGAGTCGGCGATTTGCAGGCTCCAGGTGGTGCCCATGGTGCTGCCCTGGAGGAGGGCGGGCGGCCTTTCACCCCCGCAGCCGGCGAGGCCCAGGCATCCGCAAACGGCCAGGCGAGCCAGGCGGGTGAAAAAAACGTTCATAGGGCGGCGGCCGCGTTGATGATACAAAAACGAAAGCACGGGCCTTTGCAAAATCACTCGCCCGTTTTTCGCCTGTATGTCAGCAGTTGCCCCACGATGTCAGTTAATGCGTTCGATAACTCTGCTACCTGTTTTTTGGTGGCGGCATGCAGTCGATTCGTTGGCAAATGATCTGCAATCTTCTTTTGAAGCTCCGTAAGTTCGACTTTCATCTTTTCCAACTTACCAGCGTTCTCCGCTTTAGACTGCGCTTCCACTTGCTCCGCCATGCGATTAATTTTCATCATATGGCGGATGTGGTTCAATATGCCAACGACAAAGAATATGATTGGGAAAATTATCCAACCGTAATAACCTAAGCCGCCTGCGATTACCCACCAAAATTCAGGCGTCATCCACTGGTCTGAAATGGTAGGGATAAAATTCATAAAACCCATGACACCATTACTCTTCACTTCTTCTTCAAATTGTTTCAAGAGGGGGGTCTTTGCATATTCCTTTACAGCTTCTTGGAAAATCACAGCGACGATAGCCACGACAATAAAAATAGCTCCTCCTGCTAACAAACCGAGACATCCCATCCCAAGGGTAGCGTCCACTGAGGACAACTTCTTGATGTGCTCCTCCCGCAGTTCATCGGATTTTTTTTCGGCGCGCTTTTGCGTATCCACTTTCAGTGCTGCGAGGGCTTTTTCCATGGCCTGCATCTCTTGAGGCCACTCGTTCATGGCGGAATTCTCAGAAGATTGCAAAAATCGACGATGACCATCAACCTGCTGTTTGCAGGCTTCCAACACCATTGAAAGCTGTTCAACTTTCTTGTTAGACCAAAACGTTATCGCTAGGTAACCCTTTGTCTCCTCTTCGGTGACTATGGCGTGCAGAACATTCAGAAGCTCAACTCCACTAGGAATGACTTTGGGGTCTACCGAGCCGATGATCGGCTCCAAGGTCTTTTTCCATGCAGCAGCGGAGCGACGCAGCTCCACCATGCGCACGTTTGCTTTCTCCAGGCGGCGGGCAGCGATATCAGTGACAGTATTCACAGAGAGCAAAGTTGGGGGTCTGCAAGCATCTGAACATAGACAAGCGGCTCCAGATCAAGCGCTTGTTCAAGGAATTGGCCTGCATCACTGGCCAGTCCACACCCAGCCGCGTAACGTGCAGCCTCAAAAGTCAGCCACGCATCATTCTTTTTGATCTGGAGAGCTTTCTGAATCGTGGCCAAGGCGACTTCATTCTTATTCTGCTCCTGCTGCATGAGAGCCTGATGACGCAGGCTTATGATATGCCACTCCACCTGACGTGTATTTGACACATCTGCGTCCACGGCACTTAACCTTTGGGCTCTGCCAAAAGCGGCTTCCGCCTCCACATAGTTGCTTTGCAGCTTCCACTTTAAGAAACCGAGATGAAACCATGCCGTGAAGTCTTGTTTCCCAATCGGATTTTCCACGACTAGTTCAAACAACCGCATGGCATCCTTCCAGTCCTCAATCCGGTCCTCGCCACCTCGCCTCGCGCCCTGCCGAAGCCATTTTTCACCCTCACGTCGCAGCTCCTTCAACTTTGTCTCGTAAGGACGTTGCAGTGCATCCACAATCAGGCGTAACTGCTGATGATTTTCCCACATCAGTTGTCCCATTTGGGTCAATGTCTGGCCTATTTCGCTTAGCTTTTCGGAGATCTCGCCGAGTGTCTCGTTGGCCTCGGAAAAATGGTAGCTCAGAGTATCCAGACCCGCAGCAATATCACCAAGAGCATCATTCTCCATTTCCATCATCTCAACCATTTTGATTGAAGTGCTCAATTGGTTTTGATTGACTCTAAGCATCTCTGAGGCTTGCGCAGCTTGAGACTTGATCAGGTGACGCATCGAATCGGCGATTTCACCCGAGTTTGAAGCCGCCAATTGCATGTGGTATTCCAGATCAATCTGACGCAGCTCTTTCGTCTTGTTTTCTATCTCGTAACGAATGCTTGATGGCGTGCTCATTCTTCGATGACGTTGCTTTCTCTAGGGCATTTTGCAAGCGTCTTAGATGAATTTACCGAGGTATGAAGCTAGTCTGTAACAGCGCTACAGTGGTAGTCCAGTCGCCCCTCATCCTCGTCGTATCCAACCAATCCAAAAAAAGGCCGACGATTGCTCGTCGGCCTTTCGGGGAGGGTAAATCGGTGAGTTAGACCACCACGCAATGCACGCGGCTGATGCCTTCGATGGATTCCAACTCGCTGATGACGGTCGTGCTCGGGGTCGAATCCAAGGTCAGGAGGGTCAGGGCGGTGCCACCTTCTTTGTTCCGGCTCAGGGACATGTCGGCGATGTTGATCTTGTGCTTGCCCAAGATGGTGGAGTAGGCGGCGATCATGCCAGGGCGGTCCTGGTTTTCGATCAGCAGCAGGGTGCCTTCTGGGCGCGTCTCGATGTGGCGGCCATTGACCTTCACGATGCGAGGCTCCCCAGCGAAGAAGGTGCCGGCGATGCTGGCCGTCTCCGTGCCATTGCTGGCCTGGACTTCGATGAGGTCCGTGAACTCGCTCGCGTCAGGCACTCGGCTTTCGGTGGTGCGCAGGCCCAGGCCTTCCGCCACGCCATTGGCGTTGATGTAGTTCACCTGCTCAGCGCCGACGGCGCGCTCCAGGAAGCCTTTCAGCACGGAACGGGAGATGAGCGTGGTGTCTCCGGTCCCTACTTTGCCGCTGTAGCTGATGCTGACGACGTTTGAGCGGGCCGGAGCGAACTGGGAAAGCAGGCGGCCGAGGAGCTCGCCAAACTTCAGGAAAGGCCCCAGGTCAGCCAGGGTCTTCGGGTCCACGTTCGGCATGTTCACCGCGTTCACCACGGTGCCTTGCAGCAGGTGGGCCTTGATGACTTCAGCGATCTCGATGCCGACGTTTTCCTGGGCTTCTTCGGTGGAGGCACCGAGGTGGGGGGTGAAGACCGTGTTCGGGGCCTTCAGCAGCGGGTAGTCAGCCGGTGGGGGTTCCACCTCGAAGACGTCCAGCGCAGCGCCGGAGATAGTGCCATCCGTGAGGGCGGCAGCCAGGGCAGCGTCGTCAATCAGGCCACCACGGGCGCAGTTGATGATGCGGCAGCTTTTCTTCAGAG from the Prosthecobacter dejongeii genome contains:
- a CDS encoding HIT domain-containing protein, with the protein product MSEKTIFQKIVDREIPAPLVYEDELVAAFNDIAPQAPIHVLIVPKKVIPRVGEAVAEDQATLGALLLAAGKIADKLGIKDRSQGFRLVINHGKDAGETVPHLHVHLLAGRDLAWPPG
- the nrdR gene encoding transcriptional regulator NrdR — its product is MRCPKCGSSQDKVIDSREAREGHSIRRRRECMKCNFRFTTYEIVEREELRVVKRNGARQSFDREKLMSGLRKACEKRPVKMEQLEQLVDDIANELEEEGYREIPSTVIGAKVMRRLEAIDHVAYVRYASVYRQFEDVGEFIDEIKSLDSRRVRDSSQEELFH
- a CDS encoding FAD:protein FMN transferase encodes the protein MNVFFTRLARLAVCGCLGLAGCGGERPPALLQGSTMGTTWSLQIADSIPETTAQEIATVIRQDLQKLEAELSHWQADSDLTRWNQNLSTEWKEVPAALAETVALAQRISQETDEALDVTLAPLVALWGFNQKERRTQLPTEPEIQAALALVGWDKLEVETQPPRLKKHHPRVQINVAAVTEGYAMDLLNQKLQDRGLKNFLLELGGEVLARGNAPDGHPWRVGVQAPDGDKAESLETLALRETCIATSGSYRHRFEKDGRTYSHLLDPRTGRPIEHRLVSVSVLHPQCALADGYATALMVLGPEKGRQVAQKLGLRVIWLEEP
- a CDS encoding methyl-accepting chemotaxis protein, with protein sequence MSTPSSIRYEIENKTKELRQIDLEYHMQLAASNSGEIADSMRHLIKSQAAQASEMLRVNQNQLSTSIKMVEMMEMENDALGDIAAGLDTLSYHFSEANETLGEISEKLSEIGQTLTQMGQLMWENHQQLRLIVDALQRPYETKLKELRREGEKWLRQGARRGGEDRIEDWKDAMRLFELVVENPIGKQDFTAWFHLGFLKWKLQSNYVEAEAAFGRAQRLSAVDADVSNTRQVEWHIISLRHQALMQQEQNKNEVALATIQKALQIKKNDAWLTFEAARYAAGCGLASDAGQFLEQALDLEPLVYVQMLADPQLCSL
- the serA gene encoding phosphoglycerate dehydrogenase — translated: MHLPLATPTKSPTLPAPMAQQFKILIAGNNDPISSKGIDLLKAEPSFSVEVNMDLKAEDAMVEASRDAHAIIVRSGAKVTSKVLDAAPLLKVVGRAGVGVDNIDVPVASKRGVVVMNTPGGNTISTAEQAFTLMMALSRKTPQAHATIVSGKWDRKSFQGTEVYGKTLVVLGMGRIGAEFAKRAKAFGMRVVAYDPYLSKNRAESLGVELCEDLDAAIVQADYITMHMPLTPETKHMINAKRLASLKKSCRIINCARGGLIDDAALAAALTDGTISGAALDVFEVEPPPADYPLLKAPNTVFTPHLGASTEEAQENVGIEIAEVIKAHLLQGTVVNAVNMPNVDPKTLADLGPFLKFGELLGRLLSQFAPARSNVVSISYSGKVGTGDTTLISRSVLKGFLERAVGAEQVNYINANGVAEGLGLRTTESRVPDASEFTDLIEVQASNGTETASIAGTFFAGEPRIVKVNGRHIETRPEGTLLLIENQDRPGMIAAYSTILGKHKINIADMSLSRNKEGGTALTLLTLDSTPSTTVISELESIEGISRVHCVVV